From Hyalangium minutum, the proteins below share one genomic window:
- a CDS encoding phosphoenolpyruvate carboxylase yields MARTRSADRALRRDVRVLGRLLGEVIIEQEGQELFELEEQVRNLSIRRRRGPKEGRQSAASELTALLKKLPLEQAEPVLRAFSVYFQLVNLAEQHHRIRRFRAHASDTQALPQRGSLEAAFLTLRDAGISKERVRQTLLSLQFTLTLTAHPTQAARRTLLEKLYRIQRALEERDRCSLTPQEFADNVESVREEVTALWQSDELRRMRPTVGDEVKNVLWYVEEVLADQLARLPEIISWAFERAYGEPLGPIPTPVRLHSWVGGDMDGNPLVTPEVLEDTLRAHRARGLRMLLRDVEALGVSLSQSDLHAPTPEELRLSLERDGAELPEVARRQGPRTAGEPWRRKLRFMEARLQLALRYVEGQRAGRTEPMSPVAYRSPAAFLKDLELIERTLDEVKAQRAGVRQVRRVMDRVHSMGFHLAELEFRVPAEDAISANASLSGGPAPSEGGARLLGVLDRVREAQAESGEVACRTFILSMASTAEDVLAAFRCARHAGLWDAERGCATVDIVPLFEQLGALNDGPKVLKTLFADPTYRRHVQARGVQEVMVGYSDSGKEVGLLAAAAALHRAQVALTQVAKEEGIPLRLFHGRGESVARGGGPAQQAILALPRGSLAGGYKATEQGEALDHKYARPELARRTLELALGGVLLHVMDAQPRPAPEDEAVFREAFDTLAETGRREYRSLVWEDSRFVEFFTAVTPVEEISALPIGSRPSKRKAGGLESLRAIPWVFAWTQNRAILPGWYGVGSALEAFAAQPDGLVLLKRMYLQWPFFRMVIDNVTMVLAKSDITIASRYATLAPESTRELWQRIRAEHARTRRWVKRLTGEKRLLDHNPQLQRSISLRNPYVDPMSFLQVELLRRKREGHQDVDRPLLLTLNGIAAGMRNTG; encoded by the coding sequence ATGGCACGTACCCGTTCCGCAGACCGAGCACTCCGCCGAGATGTCCGTGTCCTGGGCCGCCTGCTCGGAGAGGTCATCATTGAGCAGGAGGGGCAGGAGCTCTTCGAACTCGAAGAGCAAGTCCGCAACCTCTCCATCCGGCGCCGCCGAGGCCCCAAGGAGGGCCGCCAGTCCGCGGCCTCTGAGCTCACCGCGCTCCTGAAGAAACTCCCGCTGGAGCAGGCCGAACCCGTGCTTCGCGCCTTCTCCGTCTACTTCCAGCTCGTCAACCTCGCCGAGCAGCACCACCGCATCCGCCGCTTCCGCGCCCATGCCAGCGACACGCAGGCACTGCCCCAGCGCGGCTCGCTCGAGGCCGCCTTCCTCACGCTCCGTGACGCTGGCATCTCCAAGGAGCGCGTGCGTCAGACCCTGCTCTCGCTCCAGTTCACCCTGACGCTCACCGCGCACCCCACCCAGGCCGCGCGGCGCACGCTGCTGGAGAAGCTCTACCGCATCCAGCGGGCGCTCGAAGAGCGGGACCGCTGCTCGCTGACGCCCCAGGAGTTCGCCGACAACGTCGAGTCCGTGCGCGAGGAGGTCACCGCCCTCTGGCAGTCGGACGAGCTGCGGCGCATGCGCCCCACCGTGGGTGACGAGGTAAAGAACGTCCTCTGGTACGTGGAGGAGGTGCTCGCCGACCAGCTCGCACGCCTGCCGGAGATCATCTCCTGGGCCTTCGAGCGCGCCTATGGCGAGCCGCTCGGCCCCATTCCCACGCCCGTGCGGTTGCACTCGTGGGTAGGCGGGGACATGGACGGCAACCCGCTCGTGACGCCTGAGGTGCTTGAGGACACCCTGCGCGCCCACCGCGCCCGCGGCCTGCGCATGCTGCTGCGCGACGTGGAGGCGCTCGGCGTGTCCCTGTCCCAGTCGGATCTGCACGCCCCCACGCCCGAGGAACTGCGCCTCTCGCTTGAGCGGGATGGGGCGGAGCTGCCCGAAGTGGCCCGACGCCAGGGGCCACGCACCGCGGGCGAGCCGTGGCGGCGCAAGCTGCGCTTCATGGAGGCCCGGCTCCAGCTCGCGCTCCGGTACGTCGAGGGGCAACGCGCAGGGCGCACCGAGCCCATGTCCCCCGTGGCCTACCGCTCGCCCGCCGCGTTCTTGAAGGATCTGGAGCTCATCGAGCGCACGCTCGATGAGGTGAAAGCCCAGCGTGCTGGCGTGAGGCAGGTGCGCCGCGTGATGGACCGCGTCCACTCCATGGGCTTCCACCTGGCCGAGCTCGAGTTCCGCGTCCCTGCCGAGGACGCCATCAGCGCCAATGCTTCGCTGTCCGGAGGGCCAGCTCCCTCCGAGGGCGGTGCCCGACTGCTCGGAGTGTTGGATCGCGTCCGCGAGGCCCAGGCGGAGTCCGGTGAGGTGGCGTGCCGCACGTTCATCCTCTCCATGGCCAGCACCGCGGAGGATGTGCTCGCGGCGTTCCGCTGTGCTCGCCACGCGGGCCTGTGGGACGCGGAGCGCGGCTGCGCCACCGTGGACATTGTCCCGTTGTTCGAGCAGCTCGGCGCTCTGAATGACGGGCCGAAGGTGCTGAAGACCCTCTTCGCAGACCCCACCTACCGCCGCCATGTGCAGGCCCGAGGTGTGCAGGAGGTGATGGTGGGCTACAGCGACTCGGGTAAGGAGGTGGGGCTGCTGGCCGCCGCCGCCGCGCTCCACCGCGCCCAGGTGGCGCTCACCCAGGTGGCGAAGGAGGAGGGCATCCCGCTGCGCCTCTTCCACGGCCGCGGCGAGTCCGTGGCCCGGGGCGGCGGTCCCGCCCAGCAGGCCATCCTCGCGCTGCCCAGAGGGAGCCTCGCGGGTGGCTACAAGGCGACGGAGCAGGGCGAGGCGCTGGACCACAAGTACGCACGTCCCGAGCTGGCCCGCCGCACACTGGAGCTGGCGCTGGGCGGCGTGCTGCTCCACGTGATGGATGCCCAGCCCCGGCCCGCGCCGGAGGACGAGGCCGTCTTCCGCGAGGCCTTCGACACGCTGGCGGAGACAGGCCGGCGCGAGTACCGCAGCCTCGTGTGGGAGGACTCTCGCTTCGTCGAGTTCTTCACCGCCGTCACGCCGGTGGAGGAGATCTCCGCGCTGCCCATCGGCTCGCGCCCGAGCAAGCGCAAGGCCGGAGGGCTGGAATCCCTGCGTGCCATCCCCTGGGTGTTCGCGTGGACGCAGAACCGCGCCATTCTTCCGGGGTGGTACGGCGTGGGCTCGGCGCTGGAGGCCTTCGCGGCCCAGCCGGACGGACTGGTGCTGCTCAAGCGCATGTACCTCCAGTGGCCATTCTTCCGCATGGTCATCGACAACGTGACGATGGTGCTGGCCAAGAGCGACATCACCATCGCCTCGCGCTACGCGACGCTGGCTCCCGAGTCCACGCGCGAGCTCTGGCAGCGCATTCGCGCCGAGCACGCGCGCACCCGGCGCTGGGTGAAGCGCCTCACCGGAGAGAAGCGGTTGCTGGACCACAACCCCCAGCTCCAGCGCTCCATCTCCCTGCGCAACCCCTACGTGGACCCCATGTCCTTCCTCCAGGTGGAGCTGCTCCGCCGCAAGCGCGAGGGCCACCAGGACGTGGACCGGCCGCTCCTCCTCACTCTCAACGGCATCGCCGCCGGTATGCGCAACACCGGCTGA
- a CDS encoding GNAT family N-acetyltransferase, with protein MSSPIAKNSTPSPTPATPAAFRIRKARRGDVEALSTLLRELGYTEGSDTQTVHWVTSHPEIEIYVACDLQDRPVGMLSLSHRPQLRLRGRIATVDELVVTEPWRRRGVGRALLLHAIERARVLSVKRLELAARQDTGTETGRFYEACGFVADCMVFRHAGS; from the coding sequence GTGTCCAGCCCTATCGCCAAGAACTCGACGCCCTCGCCCACTCCCGCGACTCCCGCCGCGTTCCGGATCCGCAAAGCCCGCCGCGGAGATGTGGAGGCACTCTCCACGCTCCTGCGAGAGCTGGGCTACACGGAGGGCTCGGACACGCAGACGGTCCACTGGGTCACCAGCCATCCGGAGATCGAGATCTACGTGGCCTGCGATCTTCAGGACCGGCCCGTGGGCATGCTGAGCCTCTCGCACCGTCCGCAGCTGCGGCTGCGCGGACGCATTGCCACCGTGGACGAGCTGGTGGTGACGGAGCCGTGGCGGCGCCGAGGCGTGGGCCGAGCGCTGCTGCTGCACGCCATCGAGCGGGCGCGGGTGCTGAGTGTGAAGCGGCTGGAGCTGGCGGCCCGCCAGGACACGGGGACTGAAACGGGGCGCTTCTACGAGGCCTGCGGCTTCGTGGCGGACTGCATGGTGTTCCGCCACGCGGGCTCGTGA
- a CDS encoding TIGR02266 family protein, with translation MNSNSADVRSTGQDDLANRRTEERVPARFEVHFNDTQEAAKALRAYSLNVSAGGLCLRTRRAYDVGSPVRMDMVVEGQAFQLQGVIAWVRDESEAIGVRFTDISEKDRSRLQSVIDSLKR, from the coding sequence ATGAACAGCAACTCCGCTGATGTGAGATCCACGGGGCAAGATGACCTCGCGAACCGCCGGACCGAAGAGCGGGTCCCGGCCCGGTTCGAGGTGCACTTCAACGACACGCAGGAGGCCGCCAAGGCCCTGCGGGCCTACTCACTGAATGTCTCGGCCGGTGGGCTGTGCCTGCGAACCCGGCGCGCCTACGACGTGGGCTCGCCCGTCCGCATGGACATGGTCGTCGAGGGCCAGGCCTTCCAGCTCCAGGGCGTCATCGCCTGGGTCCGGGATGAGTCCGAGGCCATCGGCGTTCGCTTCACGGACATCAGCGAGAAGGATCGCTCCCGGCTCCAGAGCGTCATCGACAGCCTCAAGCGCTGA
- a CDS encoding alpha-ketoacid dehydrogenase subunit beta: protein MANMAQAVRMALHYAEENLGVMDIFGEDVGPPLGGVFTATQGLKNAWNSPLDERGIIGTAIGLAMAGQRPVAEIQFADYIYNTIDLLKIAGNTLWSSNGDWNLPMVVKTPVGSGIRGSIYHSHSFDATATHIPGWKIVIPSNPLDAYGLMLAACQDLNPVMYLEPKALLRVKGEERIPGEPDDDKQLSKMIDAPLGDRSAWKAQWPALQPYVVPIGQGKVVRQGDQVTVVSYGRTLPLCAKAADTLREQGVSAEVIDLRTLWPYDWELIKGSIEKTGRVLFVNEDTEVTNFGEHLMRRTVEELFYKLLAPPRLLAGKFVPGIGLADTLEMASVPQQADITEAIQKLASEQP from the coding sequence ATGGCCAACATGGCACAGGCAGTCCGTATGGCCCTGCACTACGCCGAGGAGAACCTCGGTGTCATGGACATCTTCGGTGAGGACGTGGGCCCGCCGCTCGGTGGCGTCTTCACCGCCACGCAGGGTCTGAAGAACGCGTGGAACTCGCCGCTGGATGAGCGCGGCATCATCGGCACGGCGATTGGCCTCGCGATGGCGGGCCAGCGCCCCGTCGCGGAGATCCAGTTCGCCGACTACATCTACAACACCATCGATCTGCTGAAGATCGCGGGCAACACGCTCTGGTCGAGCAATGGCGACTGGAACCTGCCCATGGTGGTGAAGACGCCGGTGGGCAGCGGCATCCGCGGGTCCATCTACCACTCGCACTCGTTCGACGCGACGGCCACCCACATCCCGGGCTGGAAGATCGTCATCCCGTCCAACCCGCTGGACGCGTACGGGCTGATGCTCGCGGCCTGCCAGGACCTCAACCCCGTCATGTACCTGGAGCCCAAGGCGCTGCTGCGCGTGAAGGGCGAGGAGCGCATCCCCGGCGAGCCGGACGACGACAAGCAGCTGTCGAAGATGATCGACGCGCCGCTGGGAGACCGCTCGGCGTGGAAGGCGCAGTGGCCCGCGCTGCAGCCGTACGTGGTGCCCATCGGCCAGGGCAAGGTGGTGCGCCAGGGCGATCAGGTGACGGTGGTCAGCTACGGCCGCACCCTGCCCCTGTGCGCCAAGGCGGCCGACACCCTGCGCGAGCAGGGCGTGAGCGCCGAGGTCATCGACCTGCGCACGCTGTGGCCGTACGACTGGGAGCTGATCAAGGGCTCCATCGAGAAGACGGGCCGCGTGCTGTTCGTGAACGAGGACACCGAGGTGACGAACTTCGGAGAGCACCTGATGCGCCGCACCGTGGAGGAGCTCTTCTACAAGCTGCTGGCGCCCCCTCGGCTGCTGGCCGGCAAGTTCGTGCCCGGCATCGGCCTGGCCGACACCCTGGAGATGGCCTCCGTTCCCCAGCAGGCGGACATCACCGAGGCCATCCAGAAGCTGGCCTCCGAGCAGCCGTAG
- a CDS encoding DUF1877 family protein: protein MAWGGVWAECAQAWRELCAKHPGLEQRRCSVDRRWDKLHYLLSEERRHGRFDADDWGTHAILGASRLANHLTGGQGIHLRYSPPAVVRAIAEHLRSITEGELRRVWEPSRMEELAVYKFRADRTDEQEWDWVVEDFQGLQTFYGRVASLGEGVLVKRD, encoded by the coding sequence ATGGCTTGGGGCGGCGTCTGGGCCGAGTGTGCACAGGCATGGCGGGAACTGTGCGCCAAGCACCCGGGGCTGGAGCAGCGCAGGTGCTCCGTGGACCGCCGCTGGGACAAGCTCCACTACCTGTTGTCCGAGGAGCGGCGGCACGGCCGCTTTGACGCGGACGATTGGGGGACACACGCCATTCTCGGTGCCAGCCGCTTGGCCAATCATCTCACCGGAGGGCAGGGGATTCACCTGCGCTACTCACCCCCGGCAGTCGTCCGAGCCATTGCGGAGCACTTGCGCTCCATCACGGAAGGTGAGCTGCGACGGGTTTGGGAGCCCTCTCGGATGGAGGAGCTTGCCGTCTACAAGTTCCGAGCGGACCGTACCGATGAGCAGGAGTGGGACTGGGTGGTCGAGGACTTCCAAGGCCTGCAAACCTTCTATGGCCGGGTCGCAAGCCTTGGGGAAGGCGTGCTGGTGAAGCGCGATTAG
- a CDS encoding efflux RND transporter permease subunit: MFTDFFIKRPIFASVLSILITLAGAISIPSLAVEQYPDLSAPQVTVNATYLGASAEAVESSVTTVLERALNGIKGMRYITSTSTNDGACSITVTFEPGYSVDIAAVDVQNRVATTSARLPAQVNALGITINKTQSQLLASFGLYDPEQRYDRGFISNYADVYLRDALLRVKGVGDVRIFGERRFAMRLWLDPTQLARRSLTPQDVVAALREQNLQVGAGQVGQQPAPEGQTYQFTVRALGQLTTPEEFNDIVVQRGADGSLVRLRDVGRAELGAENYAQLLRFNGQEAVGLGILQLPGSNALDVREGVVKELERLKATFPPGLTYQPAFDTTRAVRESIHEVLRTLGEAILLVVLVVFVFLHGWRSVLVVATTLPVSLVGTFAFAHVFGFSINTLTLFGLTLATGLVVDDAIVVIENVERIMEEDKVDAREATHRGMRQVSGVVVAVALVLSAVFVPVALFPGTTGVIYKQFALTLAFSIGLSALVALTLSPALAARLLRPHEGEKWRAARWVERSLDAFRHAYGRLLGKLLGPLRWGVLAAFGVCLVVTVLLYKYTPTGFITPEDQGYLIVAVQGPEGTSLDYTRGVLLQTEEVLRKQPEVSDLFTVGGFSLLGAGSNTGTLFVSLKPWAEREKEEQSVTALVERLRGQLTSIGGARVLPFQPPTIRGVGSVGGFEFILEDQQGTHSLEELAQVTQQLVGQANRSPGLRGVFSSYSASTPLLDVQVDREKAKALGVPLDEIYSTLSVYLGSQYVNDFTFASRVYRVYVQAAVPFRNEPRDISSFYVRSAQGEMVPLEALVKVTPVTSAASIQHYNLFRSATINGQQAPGASTGDALTAMEQVARQNLPAGFAFEWTGLSLEQKEAGGKVLLIFGLGVVFVFLVLSAQYESFALPLVVMLGVPVAMLGALGLQNLRGLANDVFCQVGLVMLVGLSSKNAILIVEFAEQLRVQGKGVVEATIHAAQTRLRPILMTSFAFLLGVLPLVLASGAGANSRKSLGTAVFGGMLLSTFVNLIFIPVLYALVESARTRVLKHREHHGKGGPQGPVEQGA; encoded by the coding sequence ATGTTCACCGACTTCTTCATCAAACGGCCCATCTTCGCCTCGGTGTTGTCCATCCTCATCACGCTGGCCGGGGCCATCTCCATCCCCTCGCTGGCGGTGGAGCAGTACCCGGATCTCTCGGCGCCCCAGGTGACGGTCAACGCCACCTACCTGGGGGCGTCTGCCGAGGCGGTGGAGAGCTCCGTCACGACCGTCCTGGAGCGCGCGCTCAACGGCATCAAGGGCATGCGCTACATCACCTCGACGAGCACCAATGACGGGGCTTGCTCCATCACCGTCACCTTCGAGCCCGGGTACAGCGTCGACATCGCCGCGGTGGACGTGCAGAACCGTGTGGCCACCACCTCCGCGCGGCTGCCCGCCCAGGTCAACGCGCTGGGCATCACCATCAACAAGACCCAGTCCCAGTTGCTCGCGTCCTTCGGTCTGTACGATCCCGAGCAGCGCTATGATCGGGGCTTCATCAGCAACTACGCGGACGTGTACCTGCGGGACGCACTCCTGCGTGTGAAGGGCGTGGGCGACGTCCGCATCTTCGGCGAGCGGCGCTTCGCCATGCGGCTGTGGCTGGATCCCACGCAGCTGGCGCGGCGGAGCCTCACACCGCAGGACGTGGTGGCGGCGCTACGGGAGCAGAACCTGCAGGTGGGCGCGGGGCAGGTAGGGCAGCAGCCCGCTCCCGAGGGGCAGACGTACCAGTTCACCGTGCGAGCGCTGGGGCAGCTCACCACGCCCGAGGAGTTCAACGACATCGTGGTGCAGCGCGGGGCCGACGGCTCACTGGTGCGGCTGAGGGACGTGGGCCGCGCGGAGCTGGGGGCGGAGAACTACGCGCAGTTGCTGCGCTTCAATGGCCAGGAGGCGGTGGGCTTGGGCATCCTCCAACTGCCGGGCTCCAACGCGCTGGATGTGCGCGAGGGCGTGGTGAAGGAGCTGGAGCGGCTCAAGGCCACCTTCCCGCCGGGCCTCACCTACCAGCCCGCCTTCGACACCACGCGCGCGGTGCGGGAGTCCATCCACGAGGTGCTGCGCACCCTGGGAGAGGCCATCCTGCTGGTGGTGCTCGTCGTCTTCGTCTTCCTGCACGGCTGGCGCAGCGTGCTCGTGGTGGCGACGACGCTGCCCGTCTCGCTGGTAGGCACTTTCGCCTTCGCTCACGTGTTCGGCTTCTCCATCAACACGCTGACGTTGTTCGGGCTGACGCTGGCCACGGGCCTGGTGGTGGATGACGCCATCGTCGTCATCGAGAACGTCGAGCGCATCATGGAGGAGGACAAGGTGGATGCCCGCGAGGCCACGCACCGGGGGATGCGGCAGGTGTCTGGCGTGGTGGTGGCCGTGGCACTGGTGCTGAGCGCGGTGTTCGTCCCGGTGGCGCTCTTCCCAGGGACCACGGGCGTCATCTACAAGCAGTTCGCGCTCACGCTGGCCTTCTCCATTGGCTTGTCGGCGCTGGTGGCGCTCACGCTGTCTCCGGCCCTGGCCGCGCGGCTGCTGCGCCCCCACGAGGGGGAGAAATGGCGCGCGGCCCGCTGGGTGGAACGCTCGCTGGACGCGTTCCGTCATGCCTATGGACGGCTGCTCGGGAAGCTGCTCGGTCCGCTTCGGTGGGGGGTGCTGGCCGCCTTCGGGGTGTGCCTGGTGGTCACGGTGCTGCTCTACAAGTACACGCCCACTGGCTTCATCACCCCCGAGGATCAGGGCTACCTCATCGTCGCGGTGCAGGGGCCTGAGGGCACCTCGCTGGACTACACGCGGGGGGTGTTGCTCCAGACCGAGGAGGTGCTGCGCAAGCAGCCCGAGGTGTCGGATCTCTTCACGGTGGGAGGGTTCTCGCTGCTGGGCGCGGGCTCCAACACGGGCACGCTCTTCGTCAGCCTGAAGCCCTGGGCTGAGCGCGAGAAGGAGGAGCAGAGCGTCACGGCGCTGGTGGAGCGGCTGCGCGGGCAGCTCACGTCGATCGGTGGGGCGCGCGTGCTGCCCTTCCAGCCGCCGACGATCCGCGGGGTGGGCAGCGTGGGGGGCTTCGAGTTCATCCTCGAGGATCAGCAGGGAACCCACTCGCTGGAGGAGTTGGCGCAGGTGACTCAGCAGCTCGTGGGACAGGCCAACCGCTCGCCGGGGCTGCGGGGCGTGTTCTCCTCCTACTCGGCCAGCACGCCGCTGCTGGACGTGCAGGTGGATCGCGAGAAGGCCAAGGCGCTGGGCGTACCGCTGGACGAGATCTACTCCACGCTGTCGGTGTACCTGGGCAGCCAGTACGTGAATGACTTCACTTTCGCCAGCCGCGTGTACCGGGTGTACGTGCAGGCGGCGGTGCCGTTCCGCAACGAGCCGCGTGACATCAGCTCCTTCTATGTGCGCTCGGCGCAGGGGGAGATGGTGCCGCTGGAGGCGCTGGTGAAAGTGACGCCCGTGACGAGCGCGGCGAGCATTCAGCACTACAACCTCTTCCGCTCCGCGACGATCAACGGCCAACAGGCGCCCGGCGCGAGCACGGGCGATGCGCTGACCGCCATGGAGCAGGTGGCGCGGCAGAACCTGCCCGCGGGGTTCGCGTTCGAGTGGACGGGGCTCTCGCTCGAGCAGAAGGAGGCTGGCGGCAAGGTGCTCCTCATCTTCGGGCTGGGAGTCGTCTTCGTGTTCCTGGTGCTCTCGGCGCAGTACGAGAGCTTCGCGCTGCCACTGGTGGTGATGCTGGGCGTGCCGGTGGCGATGCTGGGAGCGCTGGGGCTGCAGAACCTGCGAGGACTGGCGAACGACGTGTTCTGCCAGGTGGGCTTGGTGATGCTGGTGGGCTTGTCCAGCAAGAACGCCATCTTGATCGTCGAGTTCGCCGAGCAACTGCGCGTTCAAGGCAAGGGCGTGGTGGAGGCGACGATTCACGCGGCGCAGACGCGGCTGCGGCCCATCCTGATGACGTCGTTCGCGTTCCTGCTCGGGGTGCTGCCGCTGGTGCTGGCGTCGGGGGCGGGCGCGAACTCGCGCAAGTCCCTGGGGACGGCGGTGTTCGGAGGGATGTTGCTGTCCACCTTCGTGAACCTGATCTTCATCCCAGTGCTGTACGCGCTGGTGGAGTCCGCACGCACGCGGGTTCTCAAGCACAGAGAGCACCACGGCAAGGGAGGTCCCCAGGGTCCAGTGGAGCAGGGGGCCTGA
- a CDS encoding metalloprotease — translation MTLRFRVVGFPVQVHPLFLLTALAAGITGWWTPGRLAVWCGVVFLSVLIHELGHALAFRRFGHGASISLHGLGGTTSSTGGRTLTHRQDLWLSLAGPGAGFLLGGAVLALQRFTPVGQAGGLVGYAVGALLWANFGWGILNLMPILPLDGGHALAAVIRHRGGNRYEWLIRGISLATAVTGLVLAIVWRNYWLGGFALVLGVLNLEPFLRAWVERGYMRKIRHASQRQRPTVDSHEASASIEGFLAQLRPRPGTSRRTSAPPPPPPPAPQRASHPEPELSELPLGSQFMGEWLLGNGLPELALPSLRTAFAEAATSQTGHALATALLEAKRYPELSQLLASPGAAHLGDETLQLIATRAEAAGQSALATRARELRQGRTSARAPRA, via the coding sequence ATGACCCTACGCTTCAGGGTGGTCGGCTTCCCCGTCCAGGTCCACCCGCTCTTCCTCCTCACCGCATTGGCCGCCGGTATCACCGGGTGGTGGACCCCTGGGCGCCTGGCGGTGTGGTGCGGTGTCGTCTTTCTCTCGGTGCTGATCCACGAGCTGGGCCACGCACTGGCGTTCCGGCGCTTCGGCCACGGCGCGAGCATCTCCCTGCACGGGCTGGGGGGGACGACCTCGAGCACAGGGGGCCGGACCCTCACCCACCGGCAGGATCTGTGGCTGTCGCTGGCCGGGCCCGGGGCGGGCTTCCTCCTGGGGGGCGCGGTGCTGGCGCTCCAGCGCTTCACGCCTGTGGGGCAGGCAGGCGGGCTCGTGGGCTACGCCGTGGGCGCGCTCCTCTGGGCGAACTTCGGCTGGGGCATCCTCAACTTGATGCCGATCCTTCCTTTGGATGGAGGCCACGCCCTGGCGGCAGTGATCCGTCACCGCGGCGGCAACCGCTACGAGTGGCTCATTCGCGGCATCTCGCTCGCAACAGCGGTGACGGGCCTGGTGCTCGCCATTGTCTGGAGAAATTACTGGCTGGGAGGCTTCGCGCTCGTGCTCGGCGTGCTGAACCTGGAGCCGTTCCTCCGGGCGTGGGTGGAGCGGGGCTACATGCGGAAGATCCGGCACGCCTCCCAGCGCCAGCGCCCCACCGTCGACTCGCACGAGGCCTCCGCCAGCATCGAAGGATTTCTCGCGCAGCTGCGTCCACGCCCGGGTACCTCGCGGCGCACGTCTGCGCCTCCGCCTCCGCCTCCGCCAGCGCCCCAGCGAGCCTCCCACCCCGAGCCGGAGCTCTCCGAACTCCCCCTCGGCTCCCAGTTCATGGGCGAGTGGCTGCTGGGCAACGGTCTGCCGGAGCTGGCCCTCCCGTCGCTGCGGACCGCCTTCGCCGAGGCGGCCACGTCGCAGACGGGCCATGCGCTCGCCACCGCGCTGCTGGAGGCGAAGCGCTACCCGGAGTTGAGCCAGCTGCTCGCCAGCCCGGGCGCGGCGCACCTGGGAGACGAGACCCTGCAGCTCATCGCCACTCGCGCCGAGGCCGCCGGACAGTCCGCGCTCGCCACCCGGGCCCGCGAGCTGCGTCAAGGCCGTACCTCGGCTCGCGCGCCGCGCGCATGA
- a CDS encoding DUF3592 domain-containing protein → MNRELYIVLYLGLGLMALWVFFLVRFLRLRSKGLIVQGVIVRHESRKFTLRGMTVLDPLVIVRFTSPQAGEMECQIQAATHLPRFQVGQSLWVSHDPEKPEQLGRSIDQLLMPPFICGFFGTMMLLVYVVKALGF, encoded by the coding sequence ATGAACAGAGAGCTGTACATCGTCCTCTACCTGGGCCTGGGGTTGATGGCCCTCTGGGTGTTTTTCCTCGTGCGGTTTCTGCGACTGCGCAGCAAGGGGCTGATCGTCCAGGGTGTGATCGTCCGGCACGAGTCTCGAAAGTTCACCCTGCGCGGCATGACCGTCCTAGACCCTTTGGTGATCGTGCGCTTCACTTCCCCGCAGGCTGGCGAGATGGAGTGCCAGATCCAGGCAGCCACCCACCTACCGAGGTTCCAGGTCGGCCAGAGCCTCTGGGTGAGCCACGATCCCGAGAAGCCCGAGCAACTGGGCCGCAGCATCGATCAGCTGCTGATGCCACCGTTCATCTGCGGGTTCTTCGGAACCATGATGCTGCTCGTCTACGTGGTCAAAGCGCTGGGATTCTGA
- a CDS encoding thiamine pyrophosphate-dependent dehydrogenase E1 component subunit alpha: MSRPRLINREDASASLTLDRELLVRIHDLMVKTRVLEERLIQMYKQGHGYFWIGGPGEEAFNVPLGLLMKKGQGLDYDYLHAHYRQSGTLLAMGEEPIGALRQMKNTASDPYSGGRNFAGHFSKKEWNIAPVSSPIEVQYSIAPGTAMAQKRHGGDGITIVTGGDAGTAEGDFASCLVWSSRPANPLPILIIVTNNKWGISTTSDGQHGETRIADRARAFNIRSKTINGNDPIESYREIKEAMDYVRTERKPYMIESLVSRLYGHSSASGANFVTNEVDCLKEFEVKLEKEGILTREQMDTLRNRYTEELAAAARQVRDEPLPGPETIWNHIYAEKK, from the coding sequence GTGTCACGACCCCGCTTGATCAACCGCGAAGACGCGTCCGCATCTCTTACGCTCGATCGCGAGCTGCTCGTCCGGATCCACGACTTGATGGTGAAGACGCGCGTGCTCGAGGAGCGCCTCATCCAGATGTACAAGCAGGGCCACGGCTATTTCTGGATCGGTGGCCCCGGCGAGGAGGCGTTCAACGTCCCACTCGGCCTGCTGATGAAGAAGGGCCAGGGCCTGGACTACGACTACCTGCACGCGCACTACCGCCAGTCCGGCACGCTGCTGGCCATGGGCGAGGAGCCCATCGGGGCGCTGCGGCAGATGAAGAACACGGCCTCGGATCCGTACTCGGGCGGCCGCAACTTCGCGGGCCACTTCTCCAAGAAGGAGTGGAACATCGCCCCGGTGTCCTCGCCCATCGAGGTGCAGTACTCCATCGCGCCGGGCACGGCCATGGCCCAGAAGCGCCACGGCGGCGACGGCATCACCATCGTCACCGGCGGTGACGCGGGCACGGCCGAGGGCGATTTCGCCTCGTGCCTGGTGTGGAGCAGCCGCCCCGCCAACCCGCTGCCCATCCTCATCATCGTCACCAACAACAAGTGGGGCATCTCCACCACGTCCGACGGGCAGCACGGCGAGACGCGCATCGCTGACCGGGCGCGGGCCTTCAACATCCGCAGCAAGACGATCAACGGCAACGATCCGATCGAGTCCTATCGCGAGATCAAGGAGGCGATGGACTACGTACGCACCGAGCGCAAGCCGTACATGATCGAGTCCCTGGTGTCCCGGCTGTACGGGCACTCGTCCGCCTCGGGCGCCAACTTCGTGACCAACGAGGTGGACTGCCTCAAGGAGTTCGAGGTGAAGCTGGAGAAGGAGGGCATCCTGACGCGCGAGCAGATGGACACCCTGCGCAACCGCTACACCGAGGAGCTGGCCGCCGCCGCCCGCCAGGTGCGCGACGAGCCGCTGCCGGGCCCCGAGACCATCTGGAACCACATCTACGCGGAGAAGAAGTAA